A single window of Flavobacteriales bacterium DNA harbors:
- the bioD gene encoding dethiobiotin synthase, producing the protein MSQHFFVSGIGTNVGKTISTAILCRALKKDYWKPVQAGDLHHSDSIRVKNIIGNDLNVFPEQYRLNAPMSPHAAAEIDHVSISLSDFQLPHSKNGMLVEGAGGLMVPLNRKGDFMVDLAAQLQLPIILVANYYLGSINHTLLSLELLKNRNQYPVLLVLNGTANPESRSLILSRVGSLPVVEIPEFQEEDPEELRRFADQLQIAF; encoded by the coding sequence ATGAGTCAGCATTTTTTTGTCTCCGGGATTGGTACCAATGTGGGTAAAACCATTTCAACTGCCATTTTATGCCGTGCTTTAAAAAAGGATTACTGGAAACCGGTACAAGCTGGCGATCTGCATCATTCCGATTCCATTCGGGTAAAGAACATCATCGGAAATGATTTAAATGTCTTTCCGGAACAATACCGACTCAATGCACCCATGAGTCCGCATGCAGCAGCAGAAATAGATCATGTCAGCATTTCATTGAGCGATTTTCAACTCCCTCATTCTAAAAATGGAATGTTGGTTGAAGGGGCTGGTGGATTAATGGTGCCTTTAAATCGCAAAGGTGATTTTATGGTGGACCTTGCCGCGCAGCTGCAACTACCCATTATTCTTGTTGCCAATTATTATCTCGGCTCCATCAATCATACCCTCCTGAGTCTGGAGTTGCTTAAAAACAGAAATCAATATCCGGTCCTGCTGGTATTAAACGGAACCGCCAATCCCGAGTCCAGATCTTTGATATTGAGTAGGGTAGGATCCCTTCCTGTTGTGGAAATCCCTGAATTTCAAGAAGAAGACCCGGAAGAATTAAGACGTTTTGCCGATCAGCTTCAAATCGCCTTTTAA
- a CDS encoding gliding motility-associated C-terminal domain-containing protein: MRKIFTGLFLSSLLTTGYAQDLAMAPPLGTFLSPVSGCSMSATEAVTIRIFNAGPTLPAGTSFNVSYSINAGAPVVELVTLAAPLVNNTTLTYTFTSTANLATAGTYSFDANVTIAGDIVPGNDTYTGYSVVSSAASNGGTATGGTNVCNANNAGNITLTGTVGNVLNWEYSTDAGVTWVNISNVTTSQSYNDLAVETWYRANVQNASCPIATSTIAIMTIDPTSVGGTTAGGTTPACSGSNSGTITLSGKTGNVLNWEFSTNGGVTWTNIANTTTSNAYSNLTVTTRFRARVQSGSCPAVYSSQRIITVNPASVGGTVSSDATVCSGANTGTLTLSGQTGTVQSWEFSTDGGVSWNTIANTTTSQNYLNLTQTTMYRARVRSNPCSVATSVPATITVVSASNGGTLAADATVCTGANTDTLQVSGYSGSIVGWEYSTDGGTTWNPYASTADTLIYTNLTTTTNYRVEVLAGGCTSAYSNMATITVDTLTVGGTVSGNTTLCASGNSGSLTLSGQNGTIAQWESSTDGGITWNPIANTTTTENYSNLTLTTLYRVQSASGVCPSGYSDTATVTVDPITVAGVVDASTTVCSGNNAGSLNLTGSTGSVLNWEFSTDGGITWITIANTTTTQNYSNIATTTQYRATVQSGVCPSAIATAAVLSIDAQAVGGTLYGGTTVCATSNSGSLTLVGFNASVVGWEFSTDGGVTYSPIANTTPFYNFSNLTGTTDFRVITASGVCPNDTSTIATVQVDSSSTGGSVTANDTVCAGANNGTLVLSGQSGSVVNWEMSNDGGVTWITLANDTLTQSYLNLMNTTTYRAKVKNGVCPAVGSTPATITVNQQSVGGEINASATVCAGQNFGVLNIFGEVGNILDWEMSQDGGVTWTALGNTGTTQSYSNLTDTTWYHAIVQSGICAADTSDLAIINMYPSPVAGFNPDTVCQGSPLTFVNTTTNSVGFITLYNWTFGDGNTSGAVNPIHTYSIFGNINVDLFVMNNFGCTDTVSQIIVVNNLPVADIFAGGPTSFCYGDTVQLFAPFNVNYAYSWNTGETNFQITADTTFDYTVTVTDVTNGCVNTDTEIVNAYPIPVANAGADTTVSLGFGVNLMGSGGISYQWTPATGLDNAFIANPMATPTTTTTYIMEVSNIYGCINSDTVVVSVNNDYLVTVRNVLTPNGDGFNDKWIIENIESYPGNTVYVYNRNGQKVFEGESYMNTWEGTYNNQALPDGTYYYVIEFTDSDVVVKGAVNIISSNTNK; encoded by the coding sequence ATGAGGAAAATCTTTACCGGACTATTTTTATCGTCCTTACTTACAACGGGTTATGCCCAGGATCTTGCCATGGCACCACCGCTGGGAACTTTTCTGTCTCCAGTTTCAGGTTGTTCAATGTCGGCCACAGAGGCTGTAACGATCAGGATTTTTAATGCGGGTCCGACCTTACCGGCCGGGACTTCATTCAACGTATCCTATAGTATTAATGCAGGTGCACCGGTTGTTGAACTGGTTACCCTGGCCGCACCATTGGTGAACAATACTACATTGACTTACACCTTTACCAGTACGGCCAACCTCGCTACTGCAGGTACTTATTCCTTCGATGCGAATGTCACCATTGCCGGTGATATCGTTCCTGGAAATGATACCTATACGGGTTATTCGGTGGTGAGCAGTGCTGCAAGTAATGGAGGAACTGCCACAGGCGGAACCAATGTTTGTAATGCTAATAACGCGGGTAATATTACACTTACAGGTACAGTAGGAAATGTCCTTAACTGGGAATATTCAACTGATGCAGGTGTGACCTGGGTAAACATTTCAAATGTGACTACTTCACAATCGTACAACGATTTGGCAGTGGAAACCTGGTATCGTGCCAATGTTCAGAATGCTTCATGTCCGATTGCAACTTCAACCATTGCCATCATGACGATTGATCCTACATCTGTAGGAGGAACAACTGCTGGGGGAACAACTCCGGCATGTTCAGGTAGCAATAGCGGAACCATCACCCTAAGTGGTAAAACAGGAAATGTACTTAATTGGGAGTTTTCTACCAATGGTGGTGTTACATGGACCAACATTGCTAATACTACAACATCGAATGCGTATTCTAATTTAACTGTAACAACCCGTTTCCGTGCACGCGTTCAAAGTGGGTCATGTCCGGCAGTATATTCTTCACAACGTATTATTACTGTAAATCCGGCCTCTGTTGGCGGAACAGTTTCTTCAGATGCTACTGTTTGTTCGGGCGCAAATACAGGAACACTTACATTATCGGGACAAACAGGAACAGTGCAAAGCTGGGAGTTCTCAACTGACGGTGGTGTTTCATGGAATACCATTGCCAATACAACTACTTCTCAAAACTATTTAAATCTTACCCAAACCACCATGTATCGTGCGCGTGTAAGATCGAATCCTTGTTCGGTAGCAACCTCAGTACCTGCTACCATTACTGTTGTTTCTGCAAGTAATGGAGGAACATTAGCAGCGGATGCTACAGTATGTACCGGAGCTAACACAGATACCTTACAAGTAAGTGGTTATTCCGGTAGCATTGTTGGATGGGAATACTCAACCGATGGTGGTACAACATGGAACCCTTATGCATCTACAGCAGATACATTAATCTATACCAATCTTACAACAACAACGAATTACCGTGTTGAAGTTTTAGCAGGTGGATGTACTTCTGCATATTCCAATATGGCAACCATTACGGTTGATACTTTAACAGTTGGAGGAACGGTAAGTGGTAACACTACACTTTGTGCTTCCGGTAACAGCGGTTCACTTACATTGTCGGGTCAAAACGGTACCATTGCTCAATGGGAATCTTCTACCGACGGAGGTATTACATGGAATCCTATTGCAAATACAACCACCACCGAAAATTATTCGAATTTAACGTTGACCACACTTTACCGTGTTCAATCAGCAAGTGGTGTTTGTCCTTCCGGTTATTCCGATACAGCAACTGTAACAGTAGATCCCATCACCGTTGCCGGTGTGGTAGATGCAAGCACAACGGTTTGTTCGGGTAACAATGCTGGTTCTTTAAATCTTACAGGTAGCACCGGTTCGGTATTGAACTGGGAATTTTCTACCGATGGAGGTATTACATGGATTACTATTGCCAATACCACTACTACACAAAACTACAGTAACATTGCTACTACAACACAATATAGAGCAACCGTACAAAGTGGTGTTTGTCCTTCTGCCATTGCAACTGCCGCCGTACTCAGCATCGATGCTCAGGCTGTGGGGGGAACTTTATATGGAGGAACAACCGTTTGTGCTACTTCCAATTCAGGATCTTTAACGCTGGTTGGATTTAATGCTTCAGTTGTGGGATGGGAATTTTCTACGGATGGCGGAGTAACCTATTCTCCAATTGCCAATACTACTCCTTTCTATAATTTCAGTAATCTCACCGGTACAACCGATTTCCGTGTTATCACAGCATCGGGTGTTTGTCCGAATGATACCTCCACCATTGCAACTGTTCAGGTGGATTCTTCTTCAACAGGTGGTTCCGTTACTGCAAACGATACAGTTTGTGCGGGAGCTAATAATGGAACACTGGTGTTAAGCGGACAATCTGGTTCTGTAGTGAACTGGGAAATGTCGAACGACGGTGGTGTTACCTGGATTACTCTTGCAAACGACACACTTACTCAGAGCTATCTGAATTTGATGAATACCACTACTTACCGCGCTAAAGTTAAAAATGGTGTTTGTCCGGCAGTCGGATCTACTCCGGCCACCATCACGGTGAATCAACAATCGGTAGGTGGAGAAATCAATGCCAGCGCTACGGTATGTGCGGGACAAAATTTCGGTGTGCTCAATATTTTTGGTGAAGTTGGAAATATCCTCGATTGGGAAATGTCGCAAGACGGCGGAGTAACCTGGACTGCTTTAGGTAATACCGGTACTACACAATCGTATTCTAATTTAACAGATACCACCTGGTACCATGCCATTGTGCAAAGTGGAATTTGTGCAGCAGATACTTCAGATCTTGCCATTATCAATATGTACCCTTCACCGGTTGCAGGTTTTAATCCGGATACGGTTTGTCAGGGATCACCATTGACCTTTGTAAACACTACCACCAATAGTGTTGGTTTCATTACACTTTACAATTGGACTTTTGGAGACGGTAACACTTCCGGAGCTGTTAATCCAATACATACCTATTCCATTTTCGGAAACATTAATGTGGATTTGTTTGTGATGAACAACTTCGGTTGTACGGATACGGTTTCTCAAATTATTGTAGTCAACAATCTTCCGGTTGCAGATATATTTGCGGGTGGACCAACCAGTTTCTGTTATGGCGACACCGTTCAATTGTTTGCTCCGTTTAACGTAAACTACGCTTATAGCTGGAACACGGGTGAAACCAATTTCCAAATCACAGCCGACACTACATTCGATTATACCGTAACAGTTACCGACGTAACCAATGGTTGTGTAAATACCGATACAGAAATTGTTAACGCCTATCCAATTCCTGTTGCTAATGCAGGTGCTGATACAACAGTTAGCTTAGGCTTTGGTGTAAATCTGATGGGCTCCGGAGGTATATCTTACCAATGGACACCGGCTACAGGATTAGACAATGCCTTTATTGCTAATCCAATGGCTACACCAACCACTACTACAACTTACATTATGGAAGTAAGTAACATCTACGGATGTATTAATTCCGATACAGTTGTTGTAAGTGTAAACAACGATTATCTGGTTACCGTTCGCAATGTGCTTACACCAAATGGTGATGGATTTAATGATAAATGGATCATCGAGAACATTGAAAGTTATCCGGGTAACACGGTTTATGTATATAACCGAAACGGACAAAAAGTTTTTGAAGGCGAAAGCTACATGAATACCTGGGAAGGTACTTATAATAATCAGGCTCTTCCAGATGGTACTTATTACTACGTAATCGAGTTCACCGATTCGGATGTTGTAGTAAAAGGTGCAGTTAACATTATTAGTTCCAACACTAACAAATAA
- a CDS encoding PorP/SprF family type IX secretion system membrane protein: MKKYIYSTLLAATVAVSAQAQQLPLFSQYYYNKFLYNPAYTGTDDNVNAYLIHRSQWKDVPGAPVTYALTADGPVKAKEIGLGVSLFNDQTDIFNRTGLYTSYSYRWKVNADHHLTFGLSAGVVDNKLDFSRASVRDVNDPLLYSDNRRKITMDANFGVAYFWKDLTVGFSIPQLLGNKINYNDGNTNVYTTMKRHFIGSVGYSLMISETQQIRFMPSLMTRYTKGSPFQFDVNANFDWKDMVRAGISYRHQYAVGFNVGAKVNKNLVAGYTYEYVTSSIGAVSGGGHEILLGYSFGSRGGHSGDDEQIKKMNENMERSQMENDSLLRELRKKDQEHTSEIEKLKTELENLKNQKGNDNNEQGNNNTPVNGGTNAKDIRKENVADYSNEDGQQIIPGYYVIMGSFKVKENAQKAKKELEANAAYKPTIIYNKVRGFYYVNVFYSTDEEVALEIMDVLRKSKPDAWVFNMN; encoded by the coding sequence ATGAAAAAGTATATATATTCCACTCTTCTGGCCGCTACGGTAGCGGTATCTGCTCAGGCGCAACAATTGCCTTTGTTCAGTCAGTATTACTACAACAAATTCCTCTATAACCCGGCATACACCGGTACAGATGATAATGTAAATGCCTACCTGATTCATCGTTCCCAATGGAAAGATGTTCCCGGAGCTCCGGTAACTTATGCATTAACGGCAGATGGTCCGGTTAAAGCCAAAGAAATCGGATTGGGTGTTTCATTGTTTAACGATCAGACCGATATTTTCAATCGTACCGGTTTGTATACTTCGTATTCGTATCGCTGGAAAGTGAATGCGGATCATCATTTAACGTTCGGACTTTCTGCCGGTGTGGTAGATAATAAACTGGATTTTTCCCGTGCTTCCGTTCGCGATGTAAATGATCCATTATTGTATTCCGATAATCGCAGAAAAATTACCATGGATGCCAATTTCGGGGTAGCTTATTTCTGGAAAGATTTAACAGTTGGATTTTCAATTCCTCAGTTGCTCGGAAATAAAATCAATTACAACGATGGAAATACCAATGTATACACGACCATGAAACGTCATTTTATCGGTAGCGTAGGGTATTCATTGATGATTTCTGAAACACAGCAAATCCGTTTCATGCCGAGCTTAATGACGCGCTACACGAAAGGAAGTCCATTCCAGTTCGATGTCAACGCTAATTTCGACTGGAAAGACATGGTGCGTGCAGGGATTTCTTATCGTCACCAATACGCTGTTGGTTTCAACGTTGGTGCTAAAGTGAACAAGAATCTGGTTGCCGGTTATACCTATGAATACGTTACTTCATCGATAGGTGCTGTAAGTGGTGGCGGACATGAAATCCTGTTAGGTTATTCCTTCGGAAGCAGAGGTGGTCACTCCGGTGATGATGAGCAGATCAAGAAGATGAATGAAAACATGGAGCGTTCGCAAATGGAGAACGATAGCTTGTTGCGTGAACTTCGTAAAAAAGATCAGGAACATACTTCGGAAATTGAGAAGTTAAAAACTGAACTTGAAAACCTGAAAAATCAAAAAGGTAACGATAACAACGAGCAAGGAAATAACAACACTCCTGTAAATGGTGGTACCAATGCGAAAGACATCCGCAAGGAAAATGTAGCGGATTACAGCAATGAAGATGGTCAGCAAATCATTCCCGGTTACTATGTAATCATGGGTTCATTTAAGGTGAAAGAAAACGCTCAAAAAGCGAAGAAAGAACTCGAAGCGAATGCGGCCTATAAGCCAACTATTATTTACAATAAAGTGCGTGGATTCTATTATGTAAACGTATTCTATTCTACCGACGAAGAAGTTGCGTTAGAAATTATGGATGTGTTACGTAAGAGCAAACCTGATGCATGGGTGTTCAATATGAACTAA
- a CDS encoding CoA pyrophosphatase: MELIKKIEQAIQNGLPGDSAHQKMAPYRRTSATLALQSQLNPRLSGVLCLLFPDKENQWNSVLIKRQEYSGTHSAQVSFPGGKKEESDADLLVTSLRECAEEIGIHLDKQQVIGSLSEVYIPPSNFLVKPHIAWLDRRPDFVPDPREVNYLIEFPILRLLEADVVMETKVKTGQGLQMQVPYFAIGNEIVWGATAAILSEIREIIK; this comes from the coding sequence ATGGAGCTGATAAAAAAAATTGAACAAGCCATTCAAAACGGATTACCCGGCGATTCGGCACATCAGAAAATGGCTCCTTACCGAAGAACCAGTGCAACGCTTGCGCTTCAATCTCAGCTGAATCCACGTTTAAGTGGAGTGCTGTGTTTATTGTTTCCGGATAAAGAAAATCAATGGAACAGTGTATTAATTAAACGACAGGAATACAGCGGAACGCATTCGGCACAAGTGAGTTTTCCGGGTGGAAAAAAAGAGGAAAGTGATGCCGACTTATTGGTTACATCACTCCGTGAATGTGCTGAAGAAATTGGAATTCATCTCGATAAACAACAAGTGATTGGTTCATTAAGTGAAGTGTATATTCCGCCTTCTAATTTTTTGGTTAAACCACATATCGCCTGGCTCGACCGGCGTCCGGATTTTGTTCCGGATCCGCGCGAAGTGAATTACCTCATCGAATTCCCCATTCTGCGATTGCTGGAAGCCGATGTGGTAATGGAGACCAAGGTTAAAACCGGACAAGGATTACAAATGCAAGTTCCTTATTTCGCCATCGGGAATGAAATTGTATGGGGGGCCACTGCTGCTATTTTAAGTGAGATCAGAGAAATTATTAAATAA
- a CDS encoding TerC family protein, whose amino-acid sequence MGQFDFLFSLDGVIAFLTLAVLEIVLGIDNLVFISILVDKAPKDKQKFIRMLGLTLALVFRICMLLGISYIAGLTAPVFTMGKNEFSWRDLILLGGGIFLIAKSTLEIHHKLRSAGQEDHDEETKKSASKNIVMNMIIQIVVIDIIFSIDSILTAVGLTQNVTLMISAVIISMIFMMIFSGPVGTFINNNPTIVMLALSFLLMIGMLLVAEAFGQEFDRGYVYFAMGFSLTVEVLNLVLLKRLNRKRAQEGKED is encoded by the coding sequence ATGGGACAATTTGATTTTCTTTTTTCACTCGATGGAGTGATTGCATTTTTAACACTGGCAGTTTTAGAAATTGTATTAGGTATCGATAACCTGGTGTTTATTTCGATTTTGGTGGATAAAGCACCAAAGGACAAACAGAAGTTTATACGTATGCTCGGATTAACTCTGGCATTGGTTTTTCGTATTTGTATGCTGTTGGGGATTTCCTACATCGCCGGACTAACTGCACCTGTGTTTACCATGGGGAAAAATGAGTTTTCATGGAGAGATCTCATTTTATTAGGCGGAGGTATTTTTCTTATTGCGAAAAGTACGCTTGAAATCCACCACAAATTACGCAGCGCCGGTCAGGAAGATCATGATGAGGAAACAAAGAAGTCGGCTTCTAAAAACATTGTGATGAACATGATCATTCAAATTGTGGTGATCGACATTATTTTCTCCATCGATTCCATTTTAACGGCAGTTGGATTAACTCAGAATGTCACACTCATGATTTCTGCAGTGATCATTTCCATGATTTTCATGATGATATTTTCCGGTCCTGTCGGCACCTTTATCAATAACAATCCCACTATTGTGATGCTTGCTCTTTCGTTTTTATTAATGATCGGTATGCTCCTTGTGGCAGAAGCCTTTGGTCAGGAATTTGACCGTGGTTATGTGTATTTCGCCATGGGCTTCTCCTTAACCGTTGAGGTGCTGAATCTTGTCTTGTTGAAGCGTCTAAACCGAAAAAGAGCACAAGAGGGTAAGGAGGATTGA
- a CDS encoding 2,3-bisphosphoglycerate-dependent phosphoglycerate mutase — protein MSKLVIVRHGQSAWNLENRFTGWIDVDITEKGEEEARNAGKQLKGMHFDQAFTSDLKRAQRTLAIILEELGQSAIPVTKNQALNERHYGDLQGANKAETAAKYGDEQVHIWRRSYDIAPPNGESLKDTADRVIPYFEKEILPLLKSGKNIIVAAHGNSLRALMMYIEKMTPEQILQVEIPTGTPKIYEF, from the coding sequence ATGAGTAAATTAGTCATCGTCCGCCACGGACAATCCGCCTGGAATCTCGAGAATCGTTTTACGGGTTGGATTGATGTGGACATCACCGAAAAGGGTGAAGAGGAAGCCCGCAATGCCGGAAAACAACTGAAAGGAATGCACTTCGATCAAGCCTTTACTTCCGATTTAAAACGCGCTCAACGAACGCTGGCTATCATTTTGGAAGAACTTGGACAAAGCGCTATCCCCGTAACTAAAAACCAGGCACTGAATGAACGTCACTATGGTGATTTGCAAGGAGCCAACAAAGCAGAAACCGCCGCCAAGTATGGCGATGAGCAGGTTCACATCTGGCGCCGTTCTTACGACATTGCTCCACCGAATGGAGAAAGTTTAAAAGACACGGCTGATCGTGTTATTCCCTATTTCGAAAAAGAAATATTACCCTTGCTGAAATCCGGAAAAAACATCATCGTTGCTGCGCATGGAAATAGTTTAAGAGCTTTAATGATGTACATTGAAAAAATGACACCCGAACAAATTCTTCAGGTAGAAATTCCTACCGGTACACCAAAAATTTATGAGTTCTGA
- a CDS encoding peptidase M17 — protein sequence MAITFSILKKGEKYNEAVYFIQKASQIAHFPELNLHKEIILEKIAAEKPDTLVTYNGKKKITVAFYFSKEKEHSYRLESIRAFGNRIGKLLNAQKQKEVALLGLSHAFNRADLFAFLEGLELGSYQFLKYKSKKSELNTLNKITLENGVLSETELKEFVQLMEAVSITKDLVNEPVITLDAVKFSKEMEKLGKANGFSVEVLNKAQIKALNMGGLLGVNMGSDIPPTFNILTYKPRGAANAQPLVLVGKGVVFDTGGYSLKVGGVMQTMKCDMAGAAAVVGAITAIAKNKLPVYVVGLIPATDNRINGSALVVDDVITMHDGTTVEVQNTDAEGRLILADALAYAKKYKPELVIDLATLTGAAAAITGQYGSAVMGNESRYKKELIETGEETYERLAEMPFWREYDDLLKSDIADIRNIGGATGGAITAGKFLARFTDYNWVHIDIAGPAFLKDAKDYHHKGASGVGVRLLYQFAKKMALKKKRK from the coding sequence ATGGCTATAACCTTTAGTATTCTCAAAAAAGGAGAAAAATATAATGAAGCAGTATATTTCATTCAGAAGGCTTCACAAATCGCACATTTCCCTGAACTGAACCTGCATAAGGAAATCATTCTCGAAAAAATTGCAGCTGAAAAACCGGACACCCTGGTTACCTATAACGGAAAGAAAAAAATTACGGTTGCTTTTTATTTTTCAAAAGAAAAAGAACATTCCTATCGTCTCGAATCCATTCGTGCATTCGGAAACCGTATTGGTAAATTACTCAATGCACAAAAGCAGAAAGAAGTGGCTTTATTGGGACTTTCCCATGCATTTAACCGTGCCGACCTCTTCGCCTTTTTAGAAGGATTGGAATTGGGCAGTTATCAGTTTTTGAAATACAAAAGCAAGAAATCGGAACTCAATACACTGAACAAAATCACCCTTGAAAACGGCGTACTTTCCGAAACTGAATTGAAAGAGTTTGTCCAGCTAATGGAAGCGGTTTCCATCACCAAAGATTTGGTGAATGAGCCGGTAATTACACTCGACGCCGTTAAATTCTCGAAGGAGATGGAGAAATTGGGTAAAGCCAATGGATTCTCGGTAGAGGTATTAAATAAAGCACAGATAAAAGCCCTTAACATGGGTGGATTACTCGGTGTAAATATGGGTAGCGACATTCCTCCCACCTTTAACATTCTTACCTATAAACCGCGTGGAGCAGCCAATGCTCAACCTTTGGTTTTAGTTGGTAAAGGCGTTGTATTCGATACTGGTGGTTACTCCCTGAAAGTGGGCGGCGTAATGCAAACCATGAAATGCGATATGGCCGGCGCTGCTGCAGTAGTTGGTGCGATAACAGCTATTGCTAAAAATAAATTACCGGTATATGTTGTGGGACTCATCCCCGCGACCGATAACCGCATCAATGGAAGTGCATTGGTAGTAGATGATGTAATTACCATGCACGATGGAACCACAGTGGAAGTTCAGAATACCGATGCAGAAGGACGGTTGATTCTTGCAGACGCTCTTGCGTACGCAAAAAAATACAAACCCGAATTGGTAATCGATCTTGCCACACTTACCGGAGCAGCAGCAGCGATTACGGGTCAATACGGTAGCGCCGTTATGGGCAACGAAAGCAGGTACAAAAAAGAATTGATTGAAACCGGTGAAGAAACTTATGAACGTTTAGCAGAAATGCCTTTCTGGAGAGAGTACGATGATTTATTGAAATCGGACATTGCCGACATCCGTAATATCGGAGGTGCTACCGGAGGCGCTATTACAGCCGGGAAATTCCTTGCACGTTTTACCGATTACAATTGGGTACATATTGATATTGCCGGTCCCGCATTTTTAAAAGATGCCAAGGATTATCACCATAAAGGTGCAAGCGGAGTTGGAGTTCGCCTGCTCTATCAGTTTGCCAAAAAAATGGCATTAAAAAAGAAACGCAAATAA
- the elbB gene encoding isoprenoid biosynthesis glyoxalase ElbB: MKKVAVLLSGCGVYDGSEIQEAVFSLLAIAENGGSYHCFAPNISQYHVINHLTGEEMKESRNALTEAARIARGEIKDLAQFNATDFDALVIPGGFGAAKNLTQWAFKGPDGEIHPEVQRCIREMVASKKPIAALCMGPTVVAKALQGTEHHPSLSVGTTTEKSPYDIAAISSGIEATGATAVMKSIRELEIDTQYRIISAPCYMMEASIIEVKRNIDQAIAELLK, from the coding sequence ATGAAAAAAGTTGCAGTTCTACTTTCCGGTTGCGGTGTTTATGATGGTTCCGAAATTCAGGAAGCCGTTTTTTCCTTATTGGCAATTGCCGAAAATGGCGGATCGTATCATTGTTTTGCACCAAATATTTCTCAATACCACGTCATCAATCACCTTACAGGTGAAGAAATGAAAGAGAGTCGCAATGCTTTAACCGAAGCGGCACGTATTGCACGGGGGGAAATCAAGGACCTCGCTCAATTTAACGCAACTGATTTTGATGCTTTGGTTATTCCCGGTGGATTCGGAGCTGCAAAAAATTTAACGCAGTGGGCGTTTAAGGGACCCGATGGCGAAATCCATCCTGAAGTTCAGCGCTGCATACGCGAAATGGTCGCATCGAAAAAACCCATCGCCGCCTTGTGTATGGGTCCCACCGTAGTTGCCAAAGCTTTACAGGGAACAGAACACCATCCTTCTCTTTCCGTAGGCACTACCACCGAAAAATCGCCTTATGATATTGCTGCCATTTCATCGGGTATAGAAGCCACCGGCGCCACCGCGGTGATGAAATCAATTCGGGAATTGGAAATTGATACACAGTACAGGATTATATCTGCACCTTGTTACATGATGGAGGCTTCGATAATCGAGGTAAAACGGAATATCGATCAGGCTATTGCGGAACTGCTGAAATAA
- a CDS encoding amidinotransferase, with protein MDLLRIFMSEQSPSFVFLVKPTHFGFNPETASSNSFQQQLEMEDHHQVMQEFSQVLEILRRENIAYLVFDSVPEKITPDAVFPNNWICIQPDETLVLFPMLTPNRRAERNMQVVEELRKKFEITTIIDLSPAEENNIALEGTGSIVFDHVHHKAYACISPRTNEKLVRELCHRIDYTPIVFEALGPKAEQVYHTNVVMNIGSGYAFVCLDAISDPLEASMVRKHLEADQIQVIPISIQQMSAFCGNMLEVKNKAGEKCLLLSETALMHLEKNQLAALPADIKCIAFPIPLIEKIGGGSLRCMLAGIHAKPRF; from the coding sequence TTGGATTTATTAAGAATTTTCATGTCCGAACAATCGCCATCTTTTGTTTTTCTGGTGAAACCCACACATTTCGGATTTAATCCCGAAACGGCTTCATCCAATTCCTTTCAACAGCAATTGGAAATGGAAGATCATCACCAGGTGATGCAGGAATTTTCTCAGGTACTGGAAATTTTACGCCGCGAAAACATTGCCTATTTGGTATTCGATTCTGTTCCGGAAAAAATTACACCCGATGCGGTTTTTCCCAATAACTGGATTTGCATTCAACCGGACGAAACACTGGTTTTGTTCCCCATGCTCACGCCCAACCGAAGAGCAGAACGTAATATGCAGGTCGTAGAAGAACTGAGGAAAAAATTTGAGATAACCACCATCATCGATTTGAGTCCTGCAGAAGAAAACAATATCGCTTTAGAAGGAACGGGCAGCATTGTTTTTGATCATGTTCACCATAAAGCATACGCCTGCATCTCGCCCCGCACCAATGAAAAACTAGTGCGCGAATTGTGTCATCGAATTGATTATACACCGATCGTATTTGAAGCGCTGGGACCAAAAGCTGAACAGGTTTATCACACCAATGTGGTGATGAATATCGGCAGCGGATATGCCTTTGTGTGTCTCGACGCCATCAGTGATCCATTAGAAGCGAGTATGGTTCGCAAACATTTGGAGGCCGATCAAATTCAGGTCATTCCAATTTCCATCCAACAGATGTCGGCCTTTTGCGGAAACATGCTCGAAGTGAAAAATAAGGCTGGAGAAAAGTGTTTACTCTTAAGTGAAACAGCTTTAATGCATTTAGAAAAAAATCAATTAGCAGCATTACCTGCAGATATAAAATGCATTGCTTTCCCTATTCCACTCATTGAGAAAATCGGAGGCGGAAGTTTGCGTTGTATGTTAGCAGGGATTCATGCCAAACCTCGTTTTTAA